In Arthrobacter sp. CJ23, the genomic window GTCGTCGGGATTCCCGAGTGATGTACTGATTGCCGCGAAGACGGGAACCGTGCCCGCAGTGCGCAATGAGGCGGGCGTCGTCACCTACCCGGACGGACGGCAGTATGCGGTCGCCGTCTTCACCAGAGCTGACTCGCTGGCAGAGCGGCTGCCCGCCGTCGACGCCTCCATCGGCGTCGCCGGTCACCTCGCGGTTGAGCACCTCCGGACGCTTTCCTCGTAACTGCACCCGCACACATCCCATCCCGCACACAACAGCTGGAGGCATCCCATGCGTTCCATCACCCCACTCGTCGCCCTCGTTGGGGCGGCAGCACTCACGCTCACGGCCTGCACCGCGCCCGGCGCTTCCGGCAACGACGCCGGCGGCGAGCTTGCCACCGACGGCACCTTCACGATGGCAATCGGCGCCGACCCGGGAAACCTCAACCCCATGATTACCGCGATGAGTGTCGCGCGCACCATCGACCGCTTCCTCTATTCGCGCCTCGTCGAGGTAGGCAACGACGGCACCATCCTTTCCGGGCTCGCGAGCGCGTGGGAGGCCGACACCACCAACGCCACCTTCACCCTGCGCAACGACGCCACCTGCGCTGACGGCACCGTGATCACCGCATCAATGCTCGCGGAGAACATCAACTTCATTGCGGACCCGAAGAACGGCTCACCCCCTCGTCGGGCTAAACGTACAGGCCGGCACCGTCGCGACAGGCGAGGACGCAACCGGCGTGCTGAGTGTGAGGAGCGGCGCGCCCGACGCGTTCCTGCTCGAAAACGTTGGCAGCGTGCACATGGTGTGCGGGCCGGCGCTTGCCAACGCGGATGCGCTCGCCAAGGGGGAAGGCGCGACCGGCATGTACACGATGACCGGGATCGCCCCGAACTCGCAGTACACACTGACCCGGCGCAAAGAGTTCGTTTGGGGGCCCGGCACCTGGGACCCGAAGCAGGCCGGCATCCCCGCCACGGTCATCTTCAAGGTCCTGCCCAACGAGACCACCGCGACAAATCTGCTGCTTTCCGGCGAGCTGAACGCCGCACAGGTTGTGGGGCCCGATTCCGGGCGGCTGCGCGCCAAGAAGCTCTTCTCCCATGATGTTCAGGCTGGTTTGGGACAGATTCACTTCAACAAGAACCCAAAGAAGCTGCTTTCTGATGAGGCACTTCGCATTGCCCTCACCCAGGGCCTGAACCTCGAAGAGCTGCGCGCGGTTCTCTCAAGCGGCACAGGCACCGCGCCGAGCAATCTCGTCAACCTGGCGCCGAACCCCTGCAATGCCGACGTGGCGGCGGCCAGCATCCCGGCCTTCGATGTGAAGGCCGCAGCCGACGCGCTCGATTCCGCCGACTGGAAGCCCGGATCGGACGGTATACGCCAGAAGAACGGAGCGAAGCTCTCACTGAGCGTCATCTACCCCTCGTATATTTCCGACTCTTTCGGCTCGACCTCAGAGCTGCTGCAGTCGATGTGGAAAAAGATCGGCGTTGAGGCGACCCCCAGGGGTGTCGATGCCAACGGCGTGAGCGAGACGCTCTTCGGTACCGGCGACTGGGACGTTTCACTCATCTCACTGGGCGTTGGCCTGCCCAGCCAGATCGTGCCGTTCTTCTCCGGCAAAACCCCGCCGAACGGCTCAAACTTCGGCTACACCGATAACGCGGACTACATCGCCGCCGCGAGCTCTGCCGCGACGAAACCGGGCAAAGAAGGTTGTGAGGACTGGTCGGACGCCGAGGCGGCACTGATCGGCGCCGCAGACGTCATCCCGTTCGCGAACTCGGTTGTGTCTGTGTTCGGCAGCAAGGCGAAGTTCACTCAGAGCGACAGTCTCGAGCCCGCGTCAATTCGTCTGTTCAAGTAACCCGAGAAGGTGGGCAGCCCCATGACCAGCACCACAGCCGAAACAGTGGCCACACCCGCTGCCGCACCCGCCGCCGCACCACGGGCAGGAATCAGCCCCTGGCTGAGCTTCGCGCTGCGACGGGGCGGACAGTTCATCGTCTCGCTGTGGGTGCTGATCACGGCGGCCTTCCTCATGATCCACCTCGTGCCCGGGGACCCCGTTCGCGCGGCACTGGGCATGAACGCACCAGTCGAGCTGGTCGAGGCCCGGCGCGCCGCGCTCGGCCTCGACCAGCCGCTGATCGTGCAATACGTGAACTACTTCGCCAAGCTCTTCACCGGAAATCTCGGGGTTTCCACCATCACGAACGAGC contains:
- a CDS encoding ABC transporter permease; translation: MTSTTAETVATPAAAPAAAPRAGISPWLSFALRRGGQFIVSLWVLITAAFLMIHLVPGDPVRAALGMNAPVELVEARRAALGLDQPLIVQYVNYFAKLFTGNLGVSTITNEPVPHIIATRFPATVQIALLACLLVLLVALPLGVTMAVVTRGGRRRGLELSFAIICVVFAAIPEFLLGVGLVYIFAVNLGWFPIARQ
- a CDS encoding ABC transporter substrate-binding protein, whose product is MLSVRSGAPDAFLLENVGSVHMVCGPALANADALAKGEGATGMYTMTGIAPNSQYTLTRRKEFVWGPGTWDPKQAGIPATVIFKVLPNETTATNLLLSGELNAAQVVGPDSGRLRAKKLFSHDVQAGLGQIHFNKNPKKLLSDEALRIALTQGLNLEELRAVLSSGTGTAPSNLVNLAPNPCNADVAAASIPAFDVKAAADALDSADWKPGSDGIRQKNGAKLSLSVIYPSYISDSFGSTSELLQSMWKKIGVEATPRGVDANGVSETLFGTGDWDVSLISLGVGLPSQIVPFFSGKTPPNGSNFGYTDNADYIAAASSAATKPGKEGCEDWSDAEAALIGAADVIPFANSVVSVFGSKAKFTQSDSLEPASIRLFK